Proteins encoded together in one Microbacterium sp. ABRD28 window:
- a CDS encoding DUF3515 family protein — protein MPFPRHRLLFGALAIGAALTLSSCAGTVSLPPAANADDPLCAEVTVRLPAEVDGQERRWTDAQATGAWGTPTSVILTCGVEPPGPTEARCITIGGVDWIVDESDPPRYLIRSYGRTPAVEVYADNSVVSPNEVLSALGPIVSQLPRESECTSTETLLD, from the coding sequence GTGCCCTTCCCCCGTCATCGTCTGCTGTTCGGCGCGCTCGCGATCGGCGCTGCCCTGACGCTGTCCTCGTGCGCGGGGACGGTATCCCTTCCCCCCGCCGCCAACGCCGACGACCCGCTCTGCGCAGAGGTCACCGTCCGCCTGCCCGCCGAGGTCGACGGACAGGAGCGCCGGTGGACCGACGCGCAGGCGACCGGCGCGTGGGGCACACCGACCTCGGTCATCCTCACCTGCGGCGTGGAGCCCCCGGGACCGACGGAGGCCCGATGCATCACGATCGGCGGAGTGGACTGGATCGTCGACGAGAGCGATCCGCCCCGCTATCTCATCCGCAGCTATGGACGCACACCCGCGGTCGAGGTCTACGCCGACAACAGCGTCGTCTCGCCCAACGAGGTGCTGTCCGCCCTCGGACCGATCGTGTCGCAGCTCCCCCGCGAATCCGAGTGCACCTCGACCGAGACGCTCCTGGACTGA
- the leuD gene encoding 3-isopropylmalate dehydratase small subunit: MEKFTTHTGIVAPLKRSAVDTDQIIPAVYLKRVTKTGFEDALFASWRQDPDFVLNQPAFRGASILVAGPDFGTGSSREHAVWALRDFGFSVILSPKFADIFRGNAGKQGLLTAAISEDDLHRIWDAVDARPGLSMTVDLVERVASLVGPAGDGAEPLQVPFEIDDYTRWRLLEGLDDIGLTLRSADQIAQFEARREAWRPRTLPVR, encoded by the coding sequence ATGGAGAAGTTCACCACCCACACCGGCATCGTCGCGCCGCTGAAGCGCTCCGCGGTCGACACCGACCAGATCATCCCCGCGGTGTACCTCAAGCGCGTCACCAAGACCGGCTTCGAAGACGCGCTCTTCGCCAGCTGGCGTCAAGACCCCGACTTCGTGCTGAATCAGCCGGCCTTCCGGGGGGCTTCGATTCTGGTGGCCGGACCCGACTTCGGCACCGGTTCGAGCCGCGAGCACGCCGTCTGGGCACTGCGCGACTTCGGGTTCTCGGTGATCCTGAGCCCGAAGTTCGCCGACATCTTCCGCGGGAACGCGGGAAAGCAGGGCCTGCTGACGGCAGCGATCTCCGAGGACGACCTGCACCGCATCTGGGACGCCGTCGACGCGCGGCCGGGGCTGTCGATGACCGTCGACCTCGTCGAGCGTGTCGCGAGTCTCGTCGGCCCTGCAGGCGACGGCGCCGAGCCCCTCCAGGTGCCTTTCGAGATCGACGATTACACTAGGTGGCGGCTTCTCGAGGGGCTCGATGACATCGGGCTCACGCTGCGCAGCGCAGATCAGATCGCGCAGTTCGAGGCCCGCCGGGAGGCGTGGCGCCCACGGACACTTCCCGTCCGGTAA
- the rsmD gene encoding 16S rRNA (guanine(966)-N(2))-methyltransferase RsmD, which produces MTRIISGRAGSLTLDVPDAGTRPTSDRVRESLFNALSASDLLRGTRVLDLYAGSGALGLEAASRGAMTVDLVEKAPRAVTVIRRNVARIHAALRGAPDAARIAVHRTAVDAYLRSAPTGVFDLVFLDPPYDLSDAELSATLELLVPALSPDSTVIVERAARSAPPAWPPGLVRDRDRRYGDTALWWAVRGAQPETASQSR; this is translated from the coding sequence GTGACCCGCATCATCTCCGGACGGGCCGGCTCGCTCACCCTCGACGTCCCCGATGCCGGAACGCGGCCGACGAGCGATCGGGTCCGCGAATCGCTCTTCAACGCGCTGAGCGCGTCCGACCTCCTCCGCGGCACGCGGGTGCTCGATCTGTACGCGGGTTCGGGTGCGCTCGGGCTCGAGGCCGCCAGTCGAGGGGCGATGACGGTCGACCTCGTCGAGAAGGCCCCGCGCGCAGTGACGGTGATCCGCAGGAACGTCGCGCGCATCCATGCCGCGCTGCGCGGAGCGCCAGATGCCGCCCGGATCGCCGTTCACCGCACCGCGGTCGACGCGTACCTGCGCTCGGCGCCCACCGGCGTCTTCGATCTGGTGTTCCTCGACCCCCCGTACGACCTCTCCGACGCCGAGTTGAGCGCGACCCTGGAACTGCTCGTCCCCGCCCTGTCGCCGGACTCGACGGTGATCGTCGAGCGCGCCGCGAGGTCGGCACCGCCCGCGTGGCCCCCGGGGCTCGTGCGCGATCGCGACCGCCGCTACGGCGACACCGCGCTGTGGTGGGCCGTGCGCGGCGCTCAGCCCGAGACCGCGTCCCAGTCGCGGTAG
- a CDS encoding ATP-dependent DNA helicase RecG, whose protein sequence is MPPIALESRLDAVVGGKTAKLFERAFGMRTVEHLLSHYPRRYALRGELTPIASLPLGEPVTIVAEVQSVTDRPMRNRRGSLVEAKISDGNGALTLTFFNQKWRLGDLTPGRRGIFAGKVSEYRGHFQLAHPVYELFDDEETARMTAEATAHLPIPIYPATATVPSFLVAKTVGVVLDVLGSFDDPVPEPLRRAHGLLDARTALERIHRPDFLEQVDAARETLRMQEAFVLQAALFQQRQFVRAMSATARPPGDLLERFDAELPFALTSDQEAAGEQIARDLVGGWPMNRLVQGEVGSGKTLVALRAMLQVAQSGGQSALIAPTEVLAAQHVRSIARMLGPVLAPELMPTLLTGQLPAADRRKAALRAASGQARIVVGTHALLSDSTTFADLGLVVIDEQHRFGVEQREALRAKGSAPHVLVLTATPIPRTVAMTVFGDLDVSTIRSMPSGRAGITTHVAPLAERPAWFGRVWERVAEEVAQGRQAFIVTAAIDADADVIDDEAPTPDAAEDVAPAAEKGAAPAAGTGSGRTRWGVVQVVDLLARHPAFADIRVAMVHGKLPSEQKDDIMQSFARGEIDVLVATTVVEVGVDVANASTMVILEADRFGVSQLHQLRGRVGRGGVPGLCLLVTEAEHGSLARQRVEAVAATLDGFELAEVDLDLRGEGDVLGDLQSGARSSLRLLRVARDADLISAARRAAETVISDDPALLRHPAVSAAIERRIGNVERAALART, encoded by the coding sequence ATGCCGCCCATCGCCCTCGAATCGCGTCTGGACGCGGTCGTGGGCGGCAAGACCGCCAAGCTGTTCGAGCGCGCGTTCGGGATGCGCACGGTCGAGCACCTCCTCTCGCACTATCCGCGTCGATACGCGCTCCGGGGAGAGCTGACGCCGATCGCGTCCCTGCCCCTGGGCGAACCGGTGACGATCGTCGCCGAAGTCCAGAGCGTCACCGATCGTCCGATGCGCAACCGTCGCGGATCCCTGGTCGAGGCCAAGATCAGCGACGGCAACGGCGCCCTGACGCTGACCTTCTTCAATCAGAAATGGCGCCTCGGCGACCTCACGCCCGGCCGCCGCGGCATCTTCGCCGGAAAGGTCAGTGAGTACCGGGGCCACTTCCAGCTCGCGCATCCGGTGTACGAGCTCTTCGACGACGAGGAGACCGCGCGGATGACCGCCGAGGCGACGGCGCACCTCCCGATCCCGATCTACCCCGCCACCGCGACCGTGCCGAGCTTCCTGGTGGCCAAGACGGTCGGTGTCGTTCTGGACGTCCTGGGCTCCTTCGACGACCCCGTGCCCGAGCCGTTGCGACGCGCACACGGGCTTCTGGACGCGCGGACCGCGCTGGAGCGCATCCACCGGCCCGACTTCCTCGAACAGGTCGACGCCGCGCGCGAGACCCTCCGGATGCAGGAGGCGTTCGTGCTCCAGGCGGCGCTGTTCCAGCAGCGGCAGTTCGTGCGCGCGATGTCGGCGACCGCGCGGCCGCCCGGCGACCTGCTCGAGCGTTTCGACGCGGAACTGCCGTTCGCCCTGACCAGTGATCAGGAGGCGGCGGGGGAGCAGATCGCGCGCGACCTCGTCGGCGGATGGCCGATGAATCGCCTCGTCCAGGGTGAAGTCGGTTCGGGGAAGACCCTCGTCGCACTGCGGGCGATGCTGCAGGTGGCGCAGTCGGGTGGCCAGTCGGCCCTGATCGCGCCCACGGAAGTCCTGGCGGCGCAACACGTGCGATCGATCGCGCGCATGCTCGGTCCGGTGCTCGCCCCCGAGCTCATGCCCACCCTGCTGACCGGACAGCTTCCCGCGGCGGATCGACGCAAGGCAGCCCTGCGCGCCGCGTCGGGGCAGGCCCGCATCGTCGTCGGCACCCATGCCCTGCTCAGCGACTCGACCACGTTCGCCGACCTCGGATTGGTCGTGATCGACGAGCAGCATCGGTTCGGGGTCGAGCAGCGGGAGGCGCTGCGCGCCAAGGGCAGCGCGCCTCACGTGCTCGTCCTGACCGCCACACCGATTCCGCGCACCGTGGCGATGACGGTGTTCGGCGATCTGGATGTGTCGACGATCCGCTCGATGCCGTCCGGACGCGCGGGCATCACCACGCACGTCGCACCGCTCGCCGAGCGTCCCGCGTGGTTCGGGCGGGTGTGGGAGCGCGTCGCCGAGGAGGTCGCCCAGGGGAGGCAGGCGTTCATCGTCACGGCGGCGATCGATGCGGACGCCGACGTCATCGACGACGAGGCGCCGACCCCCGATGCAGCGGAGGACGTCGCTCCTGCGGCGGAGAAGGGCGCGGCCCCCGCCGCAGGCACCGGCTCGGGTCGCACCCGCTGGGGTGTCGTCCAGGTCGTCGACCTGCTGGCGCGTCATCCCGCCTTCGCGGACATCCGGGTGGCGATGGTGCACGGCAAGCTCCCGTCGGAGCAGAAGGACGACATCATGCAGTCGTTCGCGCGCGGCGAGATCGACGTCCTGGTGGCCACGACGGTCGTCGAGGTGGGGGTCGATGTCGCGAACGCGTCGACCATGGTGATCCTCGAGGCCGATCGCTTCGGGGTGTCTCAGCTGCACCAGCTGCGGGGACGCGTGGGGCGTGGTGGGGTCCCGGGGCTGTGTCTGCTGGTCACCGAAGCCGAGCATGGCTCGCTCGCGCGTCAACGTGTCGAGGCCGTCGCCGCCACCCTCGACGGCTTCGAACTCGCCGAAGTCGATCTCGACCTCCGCGGAGAAGGCGACGTGCTCGGCGACCTCCAGTCGGGTGCGCGCTCCTCGCTCCGCCTGCTGCGGGTGGCCCGCGACGCCGACCTCATCTCCGCCGCTCGGCGCGCGGCGGAGACGGTGATCTCGGATGATCCGGCGCTGCTTCGCCATCCGGCGGTGTCCGCCGCGATCGAACGGCGGATCGGCAATGTCGAGCGCGCCGCGCTCGCACGGACCTGA
- the murA gene encoding UDP-N-acetylglucosamine 1-carboxyvinyltransferase: MKTLLSDAGSPTGEQEIAVTEATGEILSIRGGRPLRGRVDVKGAKNLATKAMVAALLGDSVSVLRDVPDISDVKVVRSLLEAHGVRVDDGEEPGTLHFDPREAVSAHMEEIDAHAGASRIPILFCGPLLHLLGQAFIPDLGGCRIGDRPINFHLDALRNFGAIVEKLPSGIRLSAPDGLHGANIELPYPSVGATEQVLLTAVRARGVTELRNAAIEPEIMDLIAVLQKMGAIISYEPNRVILIEGVPNLSGYDHRCIFDRNEAASWACASLATDGDIFVSGARQQEMLTFLNVFRKAGGSFDVREDGIRFRRGEALRPVMVETDVHPGFMTDWQQPLIVALTQAEGQSVVHETVYENRLGFTAALNKMGADIQVHPQGLDMPGRRVPRRALEQAAVINGPTPLNGADVVVPDLRGGYSYVIAALAAEGESTVRNVGIIRRGYEKFFAKLDALGADFRVIG; encoded by the coding sequence ATGAAGACCCTTCTCAGCGATGCGGGATCCCCCACGGGGGAGCAGGAGATCGCCGTGACCGAAGCGACCGGAGAGATCCTCAGCATCCGCGGCGGACGCCCGCTGCGCGGACGGGTCGATGTCAAGGGGGCCAAGAACCTCGCCACCAAGGCGATGGTCGCCGCCCTCCTCGGTGACAGCGTGAGCGTCCTTCGCGACGTGCCCGACATCAGCGACGTGAAGGTCGTGCGGTCGCTTCTCGAGGCGCACGGCGTGCGAGTGGATGACGGCGAGGAGCCCGGCACGCTGCATTTCGACCCCCGCGAAGCGGTGTCCGCCCACATGGAGGAGATCGACGCCCACGCCGGTGCGTCCCGCATCCCGATCCTGTTCTGCGGTCCGCTTCTGCACCTGCTCGGACAGGCGTTCATCCCCGACCTCGGCGGCTGCCGCATCGGAGATCGACCGATCAACTTCCACCTCGACGCGCTCCGCAACTTCGGCGCCATCGTGGAGAAGCTGCCCAGCGGAATCCGCCTGTCGGCGCCCGACGGTCTGCACGGGGCGAACATCGAGCTGCCGTATCCGAGTGTCGGCGCGACGGAGCAGGTGCTGCTCACGGCGGTCCGCGCACGCGGCGTCACAGAGTTGCGCAACGCCGCGATCGAGCCGGAGATCATGGATCTCATCGCGGTGCTGCAGAAGATGGGCGCGATCATCTCCTACGAGCCCAATCGCGTCATCCTCATCGAGGGGGTCCCGAACCTCAGCGGCTACGACCACCGCTGCATCTTCGACCGCAACGAGGCTGCGTCGTGGGCGTGCGCCTCCCTGGCCACGGACGGTGACATCTTCGTCTCCGGCGCCCGTCAGCAGGAGATGCTCACGTTCCTCAACGTCTTCCGCAAGGCGGGAGGGTCCTTCGACGTCCGCGAGGACGGTATCCGGTTCCGCCGTGGCGAGGCCCTCCGGCCGGTCATGGTCGAGACGGACGTCCACCCGGGTTTCATGACCGATTGGCAGCAGCCGCTCATCGTCGCCCTCACGCAGGCCGAGGGGCAGTCCGTCGTCCACGAGACGGTGTACGAGAACCGGCTGGGGTTCACCGCGGCGCTGAACAAGATGGGCGCCGACATCCAGGTGCACCCGCAGGGGCTGGACATGCCGGGTCGACGCGTCCCGCGTCGCGCCCTCGAGCAGGCCGCCGTCATCAACGGTCCCACGCCGCTGAACGGCGCCGACGTCGTGGTGCCCGACCTTCGCGGCGGATACAGCTACGTGATCGCGGCCCTGGCGGCGGAAGGCGAATCGACGGTGCGCAACGTCGGGATCATCCGACGCGGCTACGAGAAGTTCTTCGCCAAATTGGACGCGCTCGGCGCCGACTTCCGCGTCATCGGGTGA
- a CDS encoding NAD(P)H-dependent glycerol-3-phosphate dehydrogenase: protein MSRRHDADRPRVAVVGAGSWGTTFGKILADGGANVMMWARRPELAHEINEAKRNSQYLPGINLPRAMMATPHLSEALEGAEQIFLSVPSQALRENLKAVRPLVSSGDAPVVSLMKGVERRTGLRMSQVIQQELHCDPARIAVASGPNLALEIAREQPTAAVISSLSQETADAVARRARNGYFRSFVNTDVIGTEFGGVLKNLIAVAIGIVDGVGYGENTKASIITRGLVEMTDFAVAQGAHPETLQGLAGLGDLIATCQSPLSRNNTAGRLLGQGYSFQDVVKQMEQTAEGLASVAPILQLAREADVDMPIVEQVKRVLDGTMDPREIAPHLTTDDDDEPQGERTRNGQARGGGAVWRSIQRALDQLRHGGGSAAGDRP from the coding sequence TTGAGCCGTAGGCACGACGCCGATCGTCCGCGGGTCGCGGTCGTGGGAGCCGGGAGCTGGGGCACCACGTTCGGGAAGATCCTCGCCGACGGCGGTGCGAACGTCATGATGTGGGCCCGGCGACCGGAGCTCGCCCACGAGATCAATGAGGCCAAGCGCAACAGCCAGTACCTCCCGGGCATCAATCTTCCGCGCGCCATGATGGCGACTCCGCACCTCTCCGAGGCGCTGGAGGGAGCCGAGCAGATCTTCCTGTCGGTGCCGAGCCAGGCACTGCGCGAGAACCTCAAGGCGGTGCGGCCGCTGGTCTCGTCCGGTGACGCGCCCGTGGTCTCGCTCATGAAGGGCGTCGAGCGGCGCACCGGGCTGCGGATGAGTCAGGTGATCCAGCAGGAGCTGCACTGCGACCCGGCCCGCATCGCCGTGGCATCCGGACCCAACCTGGCTCTCGAGATCGCCCGCGAGCAACCGACGGCCGCCGTGATCTCCTCACTCAGTCAGGAGACCGCCGACGCCGTGGCGCGGCGGGCGCGCAACGGCTACTTCCGGTCGTTCGTGAACACCGACGTGATCGGCACCGAGTTCGGCGGGGTGCTGAAGAACCTCATCGCGGTCGCGATCGGGATCGTTGACGGCGTCGGATACGGCGAGAACACCAAGGCGTCGATCATCACACGCGGCCTCGTGGAGATGACCGACTTCGCGGTGGCCCAGGGCGCGCACCCCGAAACGCTCCAGGGGCTGGCGGGCCTGGGCGACCTCATCGCCACCTGCCAGTCGCCGCTCAGCCGGAACAACACCGCCGGGCGGCTGCTGGGTCAGGGATACAGCTTCCAGGACGTGGTGAAGCAGATGGAGCAGACCGCGGAGGGTCTGGCGTCGGTCGCACCCATTCTCCAACTCGCCCGCGAGGCGGATGTCGACATGCCGATCGTGGAACAGGTCAAGCGGGTGCTCGACGGCACGATGGATCCCCGCGAGATCGCCCCGCACCTGACGACCGATGACGATGACGAACCCCAAGGGGAGAGGACCAGGAATGGACAAGCCCGTGGTGGTGGTGCTGTTTGGCGGTCGATCCAGCGAGCACTCGATCAGCTCCGCCACGGCGGGGGGAGTGCTGCGGGCGATCGACCGTGA
- a CDS encoding lysophospholipid acyltransferase family protein, whose translation MSTPTPKAPGSGADEKRRPSVFWPLAALIVPAMGLLARIEVEGGENLPREGAYVLAPNHCSEIDPLVVAVAVWRMGRAPRFMAKESLFRVPVFGAVLRATGMVPVARSSSAGGARQTIESSRMLVEHGRGVIVYPEGSLTRDPDMWPMRGKTGAVRLALAGGIPLIPVAHWGAQEILPRYGKLRIWPLRRRVRVVFGPPVDLTAHSATQMQPSTLVAATDVLMARIADLLSGLRGEPAPAERWNPSAHGQKETGRLEP comes from the coding sequence GTGAGCACTCCGACACCGAAGGCCCCGGGCTCCGGCGCCGACGAGAAGCGACGTCCGAGCGTCTTCTGGCCGCTCGCCGCCCTCATCGTCCCCGCGATGGGGCTGCTCGCCCGCATCGAGGTCGAGGGCGGTGAGAACCTTCCGCGCGAGGGCGCGTACGTGCTCGCCCCCAATCACTGCAGCGAGATCGATCCGCTGGTCGTCGCGGTCGCCGTCTGGCGCATGGGACGGGCCCCTCGGTTCATGGCGAAGGAGAGCCTGTTCCGGGTTCCGGTGTTCGGTGCCGTCCTCCGGGCGACCGGAATGGTCCCCGTCGCCCGCTCCTCATCGGCCGGAGGGGCGCGTCAGACCATCGAGAGCTCCCGCATGCTCGTCGAGCACGGCAGGGGCGTGATCGTGTACCCCGAGGGCTCCCTCACCCGCGACCCCGACATGTGGCCGATGCGGGGCAAGACCGGCGCCGTGCGCCTGGCGCTTGCGGGCGGCATCCCGCTCATCCCGGTGGCCCATTGGGGAGCGCAGGAGATCCTCCCGCGGTACGGCAAGCTCCGCATCTGGCCGCTCCGCCGCCGTGTGCGCGTCGTCTTCGGCCCGCCGGTGGATCTCACGGCCCACTCCGCCACTCAGATGCAGCCGTCGACCCTCGTCGCGGCGACCGACGTTCTGATGGCGCGGATCGCCGACCTGCTCTCGGGCCTGCGGGGCGAGCCCGCACCTGCGGAGAGATGGAACCCGTCCGCGCACGGGCAGAAGGAGACGGGGCGTCTTGAGCCGTAG
- the thiL gene encoding thiamine-phosphate kinase: MSAPDPVVGDLTEGEVLTRILGRLAPSRALLGPGDDAAVLAAPGGRIVASVDTLVHGPDFRLAWSSAKDLGWKAAAVNLADIAAMGARPTALLVALAMPDHTPVSFVEGIADGLRAGCDELAPGAAVEGGDLTVSDTLTIAVTALGVLDGTAPVTRRGARAGDVVAVCGELGKAARGLAILFDRFRVDGRPVAVASLTEADAALVGAQLRPRPPIAAGAVAASHGATAMMDVSDGLALDAGRLARASDVTLELQTDAIGPEPGIALAGGEDHALLATFPAAVGPAPGFRVIGRVGAAGDHPLLVDGKPYDGYGGWDPYRDWDAVSG, translated from the coding sequence GTGAGTGCTCCGGATCCTGTCGTCGGCGACCTGACCGAGGGCGAGGTCCTCACCCGCATCCTGGGCCGTCTCGCTCCCTCGCGGGCGCTCCTCGGCCCGGGCGATGACGCCGCCGTGCTCGCCGCACCGGGCGGCCGCATCGTCGCCAGCGTCGACACCCTCGTCCACGGCCCCGACTTCCGCCTCGCGTGGTCGTCGGCGAAGGATCTCGGGTGGAAGGCCGCCGCGGTGAACCTCGCCGATATCGCGGCGATGGGCGCGCGACCCACGGCGCTGCTGGTGGCCCTGGCGATGCCCGATCACACACCCGTCTCCTTCGTGGAGGGGATCGCCGACGGTCTGCGTGCCGGGTGCGACGAACTGGCGCCCGGCGCCGCGGTCGAGGGAGGAGACCTCACCGTCTCGGACACCCTGACGATCGCGGTCACCGCCCTCGGGGTGCTCGATGGAACCGCACCGGTCACGCGTCGCGGTGCGCGCGCCGGCGACGTGGTGGCGGTCTGCGGGGAACTGGGGAAGGCTGCGCGGGGTCTGGCCATCCTCTTCGACCGGTTCCGTGTGGATGGACGGCCGGTCGCGGTCGCCTCGCTGACAGAGGCCGACGCCGCGCTCGTGGGCGCCCAGCTGCGACCGCGGCCGCCGATCGCGGCAGGAGCGGTGGCGGCCTCGCACGGGGCGACGGCGATGATGGACGTCTCGGACGGACTTGCCCTGGATGCCGGCCGCCTCGCCCGCGCTTCCGATGTGACCCTCGAGCTGCAGACCGATGCGATCGGACCCGAGCCAGGGATCGCGCTGGCCGGCGGGGAAGACCACGCCCTGCTGGCGACCTTCCCCGCCGCGGTCGGACCTGCGCCCGGATTCCGGGTCATCGGCCGTGTCGGCGCCGCGGGGGACCATCCGCTCCTCGTCGACGGAAAGCCGTACGACGGGTACGGCGGCTGGGATCCCTACCGCGACTGGGACGCGGTCTCGGGCTGA
- a CDS encoding D-alanine--D-alanine ligase family protein, whose translation MDKPVVVVLFGGRSSEHSISSATAGGVLRAIDRDRYRVIPVGITRSGAFVLETDDPDRFALDAERLPEVVDNGTRVLWPEAGGDRRLRVRRSDDTVDDLGGVDVVLPILHGVHGEDGTVQGFLDTLDLPYAGGGVLDSALCMDKHFMKIVLQAAGIPVAPWATVTPARWEREEQAVRAEAAALGYPVFVKPARAGSSVGVSKVADDAELASALQKAFAEDDKVLIEAAIVGREIEVAILEGRRGGAPRASLPGEIVLTTREFYDFEGKYLGGDGAEVVCPAALEDDQIRTVQDLGVRAFEAVGGRGLARVDFFLAADGLYVNELNTMPGFTPISMFPKCWIASGMTYPELIGELVDTARERR comes from the coding sequence ATGGACAAGCCCGTGGTGGTGGTGCTGTTTGGCGGTCGATCCAGCGAGCACTCGATCAGCTCCGCCACGGCGGGGGGAGTGCTGCGGGCGATCGACCGTGACCGCTATCGGGTGATTCCCGTCGGGATCACCCGGTCCGGGGCGTTCGTGCTCGAGACCGATGATCCCGATCGGTTCGCCTTGGACGCCGAGCGTCTTCCCGAGGTCGTCGACAACGGCACGCGCGTCCTGTGGCCCGAGGCCGGCGGGGACCGACGTCTCCGGGTCCGTCGCTCCGACGACACCGTCGACGACCTCGGCGGCGTCGACGTCGTCCTGCCGATCCTCCACGGCGTCCACGGCGAGGACGGCACGGTGCAGGGCTTCCTCGACACGCTGGACCTCCCCTATGCGGGGGGCGGGGTGCTGGATTCGGCGCTGTGCATGGACAAGCACTTCATGAAGATCGTGCTCCAGGCTGCGGGAATACCGGTGGCGCCGTGGGCGACCGTGACCCCCGCACGGTGGGAACGCGAGGAGCAGGCGGTGCGCGCCGAGGCAGCGGCGCTGGGCTATCCCGTCTTCGTCAAGCCCGCACGGGCGGGTTCGAGCGTCGGGGTGTCGAAGGTCGCGGATGACGCCGAGCTGGCGTCTGCGCTGCAGAAGGCCTTCGCCGAGGACGACAAGGTGCTCATCGAGGCGGCCATCGTGGGGCGGGAGATCGAGGTGGCGATCCTCGAGGGGCGTCGCGGCGGGGCGCCGCGGGCGTCTTTGCCTGGTGAGATCGTCCTGACCACGCGGGAGTTCTACGACTTCGAGGGCAAGTACCTCGGCGGTGACGGAGCCGAGGTCGTGTGCCCCGCCGCGCTGGAGGACGACCAGATCCGTACCGTCCAGGATCTCGGTGTGCGGGCCTTCGAGGCCGTCGGCGGACGCGGGCTCGCGCGCGTGGACTTCTTCCTCGCGGCCGACGGTCTCTACGTCAATGAGCTGAACACCATGCCGGGGTTCACGCCGATCTCGATGTTCCCCAAGTGCTGGATCGCCTCGGGAATGACGTACCCCGAACTCATCGGCGAGCTCGTCGACACTGCGCGGGAACGCCGCTGA